The proteins below come from a single Desulfovibrio inopinatus DSM 10711 genomic window:
- a CDS encoding patatin-like phospholipase family protein codes for MSTKEYSASAECNTLSDGYRFLCICVIVVFTLIAGGCGALRVRKPVPEDKIALAEVKGFPHVRGFADELSPALLEGLVGYARQRVEEHKNSNGEKPINYLAISGGGPNGAFGAGLLCGWSVAGSRPVFDIVTGVSTGAFIAPFAFLGADYDDELKEVYTTISSNEIYVFKGIMSILRGDSVFDTAPLDTLVKQYITKEMMDAVAREYRVGRRLYIGTTNLDAKRSVVWDMGAIASQGTSEALKLFQDVLIGSSAIPVAFPPMYFKVEADGKTWDEMHVDGGVTTQIFLYGPHVNPRKIYTSLHLPLPDSPRHLYVLVNNRMGATYDPVSPRLLSIAADAVSSLIKAQTMGAIYTMYNLSRDDDVDFNLACIPESFTLDTGEDFDPQIMKELFQLGYDLALTDKLWSKTPPDYSSQ; via the coding sequence ATGAGTACCAAAGAATATAGTGCGTCAGCAGAGTGCAATACATTGTCTGATGGGTATCGTTTTCTGTGCATATGTGTCATCGTTGTCTTTACGCTGATTGCAGGGGGATGCGGTGCGTTGCGTGTACGAAAGCCCGTTCCCGAAGATAAGATTGCACTTGCCGAGGTGAAAGGATTTCCTCATGTACGAGGGTTTGCCGATGAACTCAGCCCTGCTCTTCTTGAGGGGCTTGTTGGGTATGCGAGACAACGGGTGGAGGAGCATAAAAACTCCAACGGTGAAAAACCCATCAATTACCTGGCTATCTCAGGCGGTGGGCCCAATGGAGCATTCGGAGCCGGATTGCTGTGTGGTTGGAGTGTCGCAGGCTCACGACCTGTTTTCGATATTGTCACCGGCGTGAGCACAGGTGCTTTTATTGCTCCGTTTGCGTTTCTTGGTGCAGACTACGACGACGAATTGAAAGAAGTGTATACAACCATTTCGTCTAACGAGATTTATGTTTTTAAGGGCATCATGAGTATTCTTCGAGGTGATTCCGTCTTTGATACGGCCCCTCTTGATACCTTGGTCAAACAGTATATTACGAAAGAGATGATGGATGCTGTTGCACGGGAATATCGTGTTGGTCGGCGATTATACATAGGCACAACCAATCTCGATGCCAAACGCAGTGTCGTGTGGGACATGGGGGCAATTGCGTCTCAAGGCACTTCCGAAGCCTTGAAGTTGTTCCAAGATGTCCTTATCGGGTCGTCGGCTATTCCCGTGGCGTTTCCTCCCATGTACTTCAAGGTTGAAGCTGACGGTAAAACCTGGGACGAAATGCATGTTGATGGTGGGGTGACAACGCAGATATTTCTCTACGGGCCGCATGTCAATCCTCGAAAAATCTATACCTCTCTCCACTTACCACTCCCCGATAGTCCACGACATCTTTATGTTCTCGTGAACAACCGTATGGGTGCGACGTATGATCCTGTTTCGCCACGTCTTCTTTCTATTGCCGCCGATGCCGTATCGTCTTTGATTAAAGCGCAGACTATGGGCGCAATTTATACCATGTACAACTTAAGTCGCGACGATGACGTCGACTTTAATCTTGCCTGTATCCCCGAATCGTTCACCTTGGATACTGGTGAAGATTTTGATCCCCAAATTATGAAAGAGCTCTTTCAGCTCGGATATGATTTAGCATTAACCGATAAACTTTGGAGCAAAACACCGCCGGATTACTCATCACAGTAA
- a CDS encoding transporter substrate-binding domain-containing protein — MNMRVYLSMLCRAFLHVLPIVWLISLECVGLGFAATEQEHSTPSPTLHILATYSPPITFLQDDRPTGFGVELVREIARRLNENVDITIRHANAKDGSSARSQLEAILPLLRTPERENLYKWVGPVLPKRIILYGLKDNVVGISSLDQAKRVSRIAAVTGSDAYRGLTNKGFSNLMASRSPAQCADDLKYGRAQLWLTDNITMLEAVRAVGLNPKDIVPVVTVMETASYIGFTLSSDDRIVNAWQRTLDEMKRDGTFDTLEQSWILDPTSPRDIGLTDEEKDFLAKHPVVHLGVDPLWPPFEFLSAEGEYEGMASQYMRLLSDMLGITMEVVPQPTWGDVIIAAKARDVDVLACAVKSPERDSYLDFTEPYLTFPMIILTRDDAPPLRGLKDLNGKRVAVITSFATEDILRSRHPSFEYINVDNLEEALRAVSTGQVFAFVGNIASTSYYIHKLGLTNIKVAAPTPYEFKLSLAVRNDWPEFIPIFNKALRAIPENRRDDIYRRWITLRFEHTVISRDTLLWVLPTVGALLLLLGVTLYWNRKLYLESRRREDTQHALFASEAHYRTLFENSPISLWEEDFSSAMAELAILEDAGIPNLHDYFDRNPDECKRIVACVTVRNVNQATVNLLGASSKEELLGRIDKVFVEESETVFLHELIHLYEGATLFTEQTVNRRLDGEIIDVYLNLSVPPGSHAFMDRVLVSLIDITKQKRMEEELNARIQEAEAEMMRREYVEAELLAAKEAADAANRAKSEFLAAMSHEIRTPLQTIIGAANTLCTKEAEVHEQALEELDTAAKHLLSVVDDVLDMAHVEVRDPLAATTDFDLHRLVRNIARAYLPKAALKQLLLHISLGPAVPRFVKGDPDSLRKALSCLLDNAVTYTESGRVELDVRGINHGPLPSGRFLVRFTVWDTGPGIDEGIQQQIRESFTQSDDVEVFSYGQTGLGLSICRRLAQNMGGSLDFTCLPGKGCRFRFSAAFLPGTKNKVDNDASPNDAPLLEGLRPLLVEDNEVNRHVTENYLKHMKADPIVACSATEAFELLAHDHFDVIIMDVQLDDIDGIEATRRIRRGEHGVLDPHIPILGLTAHALAEQRQAGLAAGMDDYLTKPVDFSVLAKRIKDVLSDRSQGKLSPSDVATSHLESGLLADVMQLGLVRLGRRLDSVEAALRSQNVELALMIIKEDIATLPSSGAARHLQDIKDALIDNDIQTSLQRIQQLRQVLLELENAPRGNTSVPFH; from the coding sequence ATGAATATGAGAGTATACCTATCCATGTTATGCCGCGCATTTCTGCACGTCTTGCCGATAGTTTGGCTGATATCGTTGGAATGCGTTGGGCTGGGCTTCGCCGCTACAGAACAAGAACATTCCACTCCATCACCAACGCTTCATATTCTCGCCACGTATTCTCCCCCCATTACGTTTCTTCAGGACGATCGTCCCACCGGATTTGGGGTGGAACTCGTCCGGGAAATTGCTCGTCGTCTCAATGAAAACGTAGATATTACCATACGTCATGCCAACGCAAAAGATGGCTCTTCTGCTCGGTCGCAATTAGAAGCCATTCTCCCTCTTTTGCGCACACCTGAACGAGAGAACTTGTATAAGTGGGTCGGCCCTGTTCTCCCAAAGCGCATTATACTCTATGGGTTGAAGGACAATGTTGTCGGCATATCCAGCTTGGATCAAGCCAAACGGGTGAGTCGTATTGCTGCCGTGACCGGTTCAGATGCCTATAGGGGGCTGACCAACAAAGGGTTTTCTAATCTGATGGCGTCGCGCAGCCCGGCACAATGTGCCGATGATTTGAAATATGGACGTGCTCAGCTTTGGCTTACCGACAATATCACTATGCTTGAAGCGGTGCGAGCTGTCGGCCTCAATCCCAAAGACATCGTTCCTGTTGTCACGGTGATGGAAACAGCGTCGTATATCGGTTTCACGTTGAGTAGCGATGACCGCATCGTTAATGCCTGGCAGCGGACGCTTGATGAGATGAAACGTGACGGTACTTTTGATACACTTGAGCAGTCCTGGATTTTAGATCCTACGAGCCCGAGAGATATTGGTCTGACCGATGAAGAAAAGGATTTTCTTGCCAAACATCCGGTCGTGCATCTTGGTGTGGACCCATTGTGGCCTCCTTTCGAATTTCTCTCCGCCGAAGGGGAATACGAGGGGATGGCTTCTCAGTATATGCGTCTGCTTTCGGATATGCTTGGTATTACCATGGAGGTTGTTCCTCAGCCAACATGGGGAGATGTGATTATTGCCGCCAAAGCACGAGACGTCGATGTCCTCGCGTGTGCGGTGAAAAGCCCAGAGCGTGATAGCTATCTCGACTTTACGGAACCCTACCTCACGTTTCCCATGATTATCCTGACTCGTGACGACGCGCCTCCTTTGCGCGGGCTGAAAGATCTTAACGGGAAACGCGTTGCGGTCATTACATCATTTGCGACTGAAGATATTTTGCGAAGTCGGCATCCTTCTTTCGAATATATCAATGTCGACAACCTTGAAGAGGCTTTGCGTGCCGTCTCCACGGGGCAGGTCTTCGCCTTCGTCGGCAACATTGCATCGACATCATATTATATTCATAAATTAGGGCTGACCAATATCAAAGTGGCTGCCCCCACACCGTATGAATTCAAATTGTCCCTTGCTGTTCGAAATGACTGGCCGGAATTCATTCCTATTTTTAATAAAGCGCTCCGTGCCATCCCTGAAAATCGGCGAGATGATATTTATCGACGCTGGATAACGCTTCGATTTGAGCACACTGTTATCTCACGTGATACCTTGCTTTGGGTACTGCCAACAGTGGGGGCGCTTTTATTGCTGCTTGGGGTGACCTTGTATTGGAACCGCAAATTGTATCTCGAAAGTCGCCGCCGGGAAGATACGCAACATGCGTTGTTTGCGAGTGAAGCCCATTACCGGACATTGTTCGAAAATAGTCCCATTTCGTTATGGGAAGAAGACTTCTCCAGCGCAATGGCGGAGTTGGCAATACTGGAAGATGCTGGCATTCCCAATTTACATGATTATTTTGATCGCAATCCAGACGAGTGCAAGCGGATTGTTGCATGTGTCACCGTGCGTAATGTTAATCAAGCCACGGTGAATCTCCTCGGGGCATCGTCCAAAGAAGAACTTCTTGGTCGCATTGATAAAGTTTTTGTCGAGGAATCAGAGACCGTTTTTCTCCATGAACTTATTCATTTGTATGAAGGTGCGACGCTGTTTACAGAGCAGACCGTCAATCGTCGTTTGGATGGGGAAATTATTGATGTGTACCTCAATTTGAGTGTTCCACCGGGTTCCCATGCCTTCATGGACCGCGTTCTTGTCTCGTTGATTGACATCACGAAGCAAAAACGCATGGAAGAAGAACTCAATGCCCGCATTCAAGAAGCCGAAGCGGAGATGATGCGGCGAGAATATGTGGAAGCCGAGCTCCTGGCAGCCAAAGAGGCCGCCGATGCAGCAAACCGTGCAAAAAGCGAGTTCTTAGCTGCAATGAGTCACGAAATACGAACCCCGTTACAAACAATTATCGGTGCGGCGAATACGCTGTGTACGAAAGAGGCCGAGGTGCATGAACAGGCCTTGGAAGAACTTGATACCGCCGCGAAACACTTGTTGAGCGTGGTCGATGATGTGCTTGATATGGCGCATGTCGAGGTGCGCGACCCTCTTGCTGCCACCACGGATTTTGATCTGCATCGCCTTGTGCGGAACATAGCCAGAGCGTACTTGCCGAAGGCCGCACTCAAACAACTGCTGTTGCATATTTCGCTTGGACCTGCTGTGCCTCGCTTTGTGAAAGGCGATCCAGATAGTTTGCGTAAAGCGTTATCCTGTTTGCTTGATAATGCTGTCACTTACACGGAGTCAGGAAGAGTCGAGCTTGATGTCAGAGGCATCAATCATGGTCCGTTGCCAAGCGGTCGTTTTTTAGTTCGCTTCACTGTTTGGGATACGGGACCGGGTATTGACGAAGGAATACAACAACAGATTCGTGAGTCGTTTACGCAAAGCGACGATGTCGAAGTGTTTTCGTATGGGCAGACCGGGTTGGGTCTGAGTATTTGTCGGAGATTAGCGCAGAATATGGGGGGGAGCCTTGATTTTACATGTCTCCCAGGGAAGGGATGTCGTTTTCGGTTTAGTGCTGCTTTTTTGCCTGGTACGAAAAATAAGGTTGATAACGACGCAAGTCCAAACGATGCGCCGCTTCTCGAAGGATTGCGACCACTTCTCGTCGAAGACAATGAGGTCAATCGCCATGTGACGGAGAACTATCTCAAACATATGAAGGCCGATCCCATCGTGGCATGCTCGGCAACCGAGGCCTTTGAACTTCTTGCCCACGATCACTTCGATGTCATCATCATGGATGTACAGCTTGATGACATTGACGGTATCGAAGCAACTCGCCGTATCCGACGTGGAGAGCACGGCGTGCTTGACCCTCATATCCCTATCCTTGGTTTAACCGCCCATGCGTTGGCTGAGCAACGTCAAGCTGGTCTTGCTGCCGGTATGGATGATTATTTAACGAAACCTGTGGATTTCAGTGTTCTCGCCAAGCGTATCAAAGATGTTTTGTCCGATCGCAGCCAGGGCAAGCTGTCCCCTTCCGACGTCGCAACGTCTCATCTCGAAAGTGGGCTTCTTGCTGATGTTATGCAGCTTGGTTTGGTCAGACTGGGACGCCGGCTCGATTCTGTTGAGGCCGCGCTACGGTCTCAGAATGTAGAGCTGGCGTTGATGATTATTAAGGAAGACATTGCGACTTTACCCTCGTCCGGAGCCGCACGTCACTTACAAGACATAA